From the genome of Ignavibacteria bacterium, one region includes:
- the dacB gene encoding D-alanyl-D-alanine carboxypeptidase/D-alanyl-D-alanine-endopeptidase: protein MKRAYLFILLLVFSGNLFSKNDDLQRKIENILKSVPSGTKYGVLIYNPVTKDTVYARNEKEIIIPASNEKLFTTGAALALMGGDYKISTKLFTDDPDVSDGVINGNLYLKGYGNSLFTDRDIDSLVYALRSLGIHNVTGRVVGDDSYFDDIYHRKDWIIEEMSSVPLPPISAIVVNRNKVQFSLSASAKAGGIINFSSEPYCSLIKVRVNARTTKGRSNVSISQHFTDDSYEFVVNGGLRRRSNMIWYSAEIANPPLFAAYLLQDRLIRAGITVMKHPSAGVTPPDVKELGDRSVTLRNLAKVINKPSDNFLAECLFKTVGAYYSQEQGNSFYATQAITSYLNNNDINNTGLSLVDGSGLSHYNQVTVSAIVQLLEKIYMDNKVYPDYFNSLSIAGVDGTLRGRMIGTDAENNFHGKTGTLNGVIALSGYLSLKSRQDLIVSIIFEFDRGNPHTYRYMQDRIIETLVGL, encoded by the coding sequence ATGAAAAGAGCTTATTTATTTATTTTATTGCTGGTTTTCTCGGGAAACCTGTTCTCTAAGAACGATGATCTTCAAAGAAAGATTGAAAATATTTTAAAAAGTGTCCCATCGGGCACCAAATACGGCGTCTTGATTTATAACCCGGTCACAAAAGACACCGTCTACGCCAGGAACGAAAAGGAAATTATAATTCCAGCCTCCAATGAAAAACTTTTTACCACGGGCGCTGCCCTGGCTTTAATGGGGGGCGACTATAAAATCTCAACTAAACTTTTTACCGACGACCCCGACGTTTCAGACGGGGTTATTAACGGCAACCTGTACCTCAAAGGCTACGGGAACTCACTTTTTACCGACCGCGACATAGACAGCCTTGTCTACGCACTCCGCTCGCTCGGAATACATAACGTTACGGGCAGGGTAGTCGGCGACGACAGCTACTTCGACGACATCTACCACAGGAAAGACTGGATTATTGAAGAGATGTCTTCGGTGCCGCTTCCTCCTATTTCGGCCATTGTAGTAAACCGCAACAAGGTCCAGTTCAGCCTCAGCGCTTCTGCCAAAGCAGGCGGAATTATTAACTTCAGCTCTGAACCCTACTGCTCACTAATTAAGGTTAGGGTTAACGCCAGAACCACTAAGGGGCGCTCGAACGTTTCCATTTCGCAGCACTTTACAGACGACAGCTACGAATTTGTTGTAAACGGAGGCCTAAGAAGAAGAAGCAATATGATCTGGTACTCGGCCGAAATTGCAAATCCGCCTCTCTTTGCAGCCTACCTGCTGCAGGACAGGCTTATTCGCGCCGGTATAACCGTAATGAAGCACCCGTCTGCGGGCGTTACTCCTCCAGATGTAAAAGAGCTTGGTGACCGCTCTGTAACCTTAAGAAACCTGGCCAAGGTGATCAATAAGCCGAGCGATAACTTCCTGGCCGAATGCCTCTTTAAGACCGTTGGCGCATATTACAGCCAGGAGCAGGGGAATTCTTTCTATGCCACTCAGGCAATTACAAGCTATTTGAATAATAACGACATCAATAATACCGGACTTTCGCTTGTTGACGGCTCGGGGCTTTCGCACTATAACCAGGTTACCGTTAGCGCCATTGTGCAGCTCCTCGAGAAAATTTACATGGATAACAAGGTCTACCCCGATTACTTTAATTCCCTGTCCATCGCAGGCGTAGACGGCACCTTAAGGGGCAGAATGATAGGTACAGACGCCGAAAATAACTTCCACGGCAAAACCGGCACACTTAACGGCGTAATCGCACTTTCAGGCTACCTTTCATTAAAAAGCCGGCAGGACCTCATTGTAAGCATTATCTTTGAATTCGACCGGGGCAACCCCCATACGTACCGCTACATGCAGGACAGGATAATTGAAACTCTCGTGGGTCTTTAA
- a CDS encoding LOG family protein: MSRPKPPVKAYKNADFLNSPDGRPIRILSEFFEPKARFEKNNILDTIVMFGSARFKSRKDALKDYNDFKNLDPKKVPNFAQKLRHAQIMVEMSKYYEDAVELSRMLTEWSLNLPTEKNRFIMCSGGGPGIMEAANKGAKLAGGFSIGLNISIPFEQFVNKYVTPELKFEFHYFFMRKFWFAYLAKALIVFPGGFGTMDEFTEVLTLMQTGKIKKQMKIIVYDEKYWKTVLNFDALIEFGVINPEDLDLLSFCNTPEEAFREITQYFEKHYLNKPTNHKKSITL, translated from the coding sequence ATGAGCAGGCCTAAACCCCCTGTTAAAGCATACAAGAACGCGGACTTTCTCAATTCGCCAGACGGGCGGCCGATAAGGATTCTTTCCGAATTTTTCGAGCCCAAGGCGCGCTTTGAGAAGAACAACATATTAGACACAATTGTCATGTTCGGTTCTGCACGCTTTAAGTCGAGAAAAGATGCGCTGAAAGACTATAATGATTTTAAGAATCTTGATCCCAAGAAGGTCCCCAACTTCGCACAGAAGCTGAGGCATGCGCAGATAATGGTGGAAATGTCGAAGTATTATGAAGATGCCGTTGAGCTTTCGAGGATGCTTACGGAGTGGTCGTTAAATCTTCCGACAGAGAAGAACCGTTTTATAATGTGTTCGGGCGGTGGTCCGGGCATAATGGAAGCGGCAAACAAAGGAGCTAAGCTTGCAGGCGGCTTTTCAATTGGGCTTAACATAAGCATTCCCTTTGAGCAGTTTGTAAACAAATACGTTACGCCCGAGCTGAAGTTTGAATTTCACTACTTTTTTATGAGGAAGTTCTGGTTTGCATACCTTGCAAAGGCGCTTATAGTTTTCCCGGGCGGATTCGGCACCATGGATGAGTTTACAGAGGTTTTAACGCTCATGCAGACCGGGAAGATCAAGAAGCAGATGAAAATTATTGTTTACGATGAGAAGTACTGGAAGACGGTGCTGAATTTTGACGCACTGATAGAATTCGGCGTAATAAACCCGGAGGATCTGGATCTTCTGAGCTTCTGCAACACGCCCGAGGAGGCTTTCAGGGAAATCACGCAGTATTTTGAGAAGCATTACCTGAACAAGCCCACTAACCACAAGAAATCGATCACGCTTTAG
- the rpsU gene encoding 30S ribosomal protein S21 yields the protein MVGIVLQDNESIDKALKRFKKKYERSGVLKEYKKRTFFVKPSIEKRMERIKAQRRASRENMHND from the coding sequence CGTTCTACAGGACAACGAATCTATTGATAAGGCTCTTAAGAGATTTAAAAAGAAATATGAACGCTCTGGTGTATTGAAAGAATACAAAAAGAGAACTTTCTTTGTTAAACCCTCTATTGAAAAAAGAATGGAGCGTATCAAAGCCCAGAGACGTGCAAGCCGCGAGAATATGCATAACGACTAA